A window from Calorimonas adulescens encodes these proteins:
- a CDS encoding sugar phosphate isomerase/epimerase family protein, with protein sequence MKLGLVSAILADYSFEKLIDTVSELGYECVEVACWPKGKSERRYAGVTHIDVDNLTDQQVNHIKEYCKKKNVEISSLAFYPNTIGNNTEMREANVSHLYKVIDASARLGVNLVTTFIGRDQFKSVEENIELFKEVWPPIINYAELKGVKVAIENCPMLFGEDQWPGGQNLFMSPKIWREMFNIIPSKNFGINLDPSHFIWQMMDYINPIYEFRDRIFHVHFKDIKIHYDKLKEVGVMAYPLEYMSPKIPGLGDVDWGAFVSALTDIGYNGYACVEIEDRAFEVNNERILESLKLSKRYLEQFVI encoded by the coding sequence ATGAAGCTTGGACTTGTAAGTGCTATTCTTGCTGATTACAGCTTTGAAAAATTAATAGACACGGTAAGTGAATTGGGATATGAATGTGTTGAAGTGGCATGTTGGCCAAAAGGGAAATCGGAGAGAAGATATGCAGGAGTAACCCACATAGATGTGGATAATTTAACAGATCAGCAAGTTAATCATATAAAAGAATACTGTAAAAAAAAGAACGTAGAAATCTCATCTCTTGCCTTCTACCCCAATACCATCGGAAACAACACTGAAATGAGAGAGGCCAATGTTTCTCATCTTTATAAAGTCATTGATGCCAGTGCAAGGTTAGGCGTGAACCTGGTTACAACCTTTATTGGGAGAGATCAGTTTAAGAGCGTTGAAGAGAACATTGAACTTTTTAAAGAGGTGTGGCCGCCGATCATAAACTATGCGGAGCTAAAAGGGGTAAAGGTAGCCATCGAGAATTGTCCGATGCTTTTCGGGGAAGACCAGTGGCCCGGCGGACAAAATCTTTTTATGTCGCCAAAGATATGGAGAGAGATGTTTAATATAATCCCGAGTAAGAATTTTGGTATAAACCTGGATCCGAGCCATTTTATATGGCAGATGATGGACTATATAAATCCGATTTATGAATTCAGGGACAGAATCTTTCATGTGCATTTCAAAGATATAAAAATTCATTATGATAAATTAAAAGAAGTCGGGGTCATGGCATATCCGCTGGAATATATGAGCCCCAAAATTCCCGGATTGGGTGATGTTGACTGGGGAGCATTCGTATCGGCACTTACTGACATAGGATATAATGGATATGCTTGCGTCGAAATTGAGGATAGGGCGTTTGAGGTAAACAATGAGAGGATTCTGGAGAGTTTAAAGCTTTCAAAGAGATACCTGGAACAATTTGTGATCTAA
- a CDS encoding Gfo/Idh/MocA family protein — MLNIGIIGCGKIAQVRHIPEYIDNKNCKIVGFYDRNLNRSEEMVKKYGGIAYGSYQELLENKDIDAVSICVSNNLHAEITIAALKAGKHVLCEKPMATTISDCEAMVKAAEETGKKLLIGHNQRLTPAHRKAKELIKDGLIGDIITFRTTFGHSGPETWSINPGSDVWFFDKKAAAIGAMADLGVHKTDLIQFLTDDTIIETTAKLVTLNKRNSGGDLIDVDDNAFCIYKTKKGIVGTMTASWTFYGPEDNSTILYGSKGIMRIYDDPNYSIRVFLKNGEKINFELESIQTNDNQTKSGVIDLFVDSIINDKETELSGKIILSAMRVVFASVESSKTGRTVIVDQN, encoded by the coding sequence ATGCTTAATATCGGAATTATAGGGTGTGGGAAAATTGCACAGGTCAGGCATATACCCGAATATATTGACAATAAAAATTGTAAAATAGTAGGATTTTATGACAGAAACCTAAACAGGTCGGAAGAAATGGTAAAAAAGTATGGAGGTATTGCCTACGGTTCTTATCAAGAACTTTTGGAAAATAAGGATATAGATGCTGTGAGTATTTGTGTATCAAATAATTTGCATGCAGAAATAACAATAGCCGCACTGAAAGCGGGAAAACACGTTCTCTGTGAAAAACCTATGGCAACGACAATATCGGACTGTGAAGCTATGGTCAAAGCAGCAGAGGAAACAGGGAAAAAACTTCTTATCGGACATAACCAGAGACTGACACCTGCGCACAGGAAAGCCAAAGAACTTATTAAAGATGGGCTTATAGGAGATATTATTACATTCAGAACAACATTTGGGCACAGCGGGCCTGAAACCTGGAGTATCAACCCGGGCTCTGACGTTTGGTTCTTTGACAAAAAAGCTGCCGCCATTGGTGCTATGGCAGATTTGGGTGTCCATAAGACAGACCTTATCCAGTTTCTGACTGATGATACCATCATTGAAACAACCGCTAAACTTGTTACGCTTAACAAAAGGAACTCCGGTGGGGATCTTATTGATGTGGATGATAATGCCTTTTGCATATACAAAACGAAAAAGGGAATTGTTGGTACTATGACGGCAAGTTGGACCTTTTATGGGCCGGAGGACAACAGCACCATCCTATACGGAAGCAAGGGAATAATGAGAATTTATGATGATCCGAATTATTCCATCAGGGTTTTTCTCAAAAACGGTGAGAAGATTAATTTTGAACTGGAGAGTATTCAGACTAACGACAATCAGACCAAATCCGGTGTCATTGACCTTTTTGTCGACAGTATAATAAACGACAAGGAGACAGAACTATCGGGAAAGATTATACTCAGTGCCATGAGAGTTGTGTTTGCAAGCGTAGAATCATCAAAAACAGGGAGAACAGTCATTGTTGATCAGAATTAA
- a CDS encoding ABC transporter permease, whose product MNNADAKERKNFFESFRNKWANEPLFSTAIALLIMVILQTLVLGFDYDSIGSWFSSWMNNWINILRNNASIGIMSLGMTFVIISGGIDLAVGSTLVATGAVIMMLIDSGPKGILINMGITGVPAFVIAIILVLLLGNILGTAIGLLITKGKIPPFIATLGAMKIFRSLTQHFMQGYNPTVPREFLTISNFKIGNLMLMPIIYWGIIAYILYYVSKRTVFGRQVIAVGSNEKAAKLSGVNVERVKTLVYTLSGFLVSIAAIVQVSRIGSMDFANAGNGNEMDAIAAAVVGGTSMSGGKGDILGTVFGMLIIAVMNNLLNLFGVPPFLREAFKGFIVVGAVLLQRKEKA is encoded by the coding sequence ATGAATAATGCTGATGCAAAGGAAAGGAAGAATTTTTTTGAGTCATTCAGAAATAAGTGGGCTAACGAACCGTTATTTAGCACAGCTATAGCGCTTTTGATTATGGTTATTTTACAGACGTTGGTTTTAGGATTTGATTATGACTCGATCGGCAGTTGGTTTAGCTCTTGGATGAATAACTGGATCAATATACTAAGGAACAATGCCAGCATAGGGATAATGTCTCTCGGAATGACCTTTGTTATAATTTCCGGAGGCATTGATCTGGCTGTAGGTTCAACCTTAGTGGCTACAGGTGCGGTGATTATGATGCTCATCGACAGCGGGCCGAAAGGGATTTTGATAAACATGGGAATAACCGGTGTGCCTGCTTTTGTAATCGCAATAATTCTCGTACTTCTCCTGGGAAATATACTTGGTACGGCGATAGGGCTACTGATTACAAAGGGCAAGATACCTCCTTTTATTGCCACATTGGGTGCCATGAAGATTTTCAGAAGTCTTACACAGCACTTTATGCAAGGTTATAACCCTACGGTGCCAAGGGAGTTTCTTACAATTTCCAATTTCAAAATAGGTAATCTCATGCTTATGCCTATAATCTATTGGGGAATAATTGCATACATACTTTATTATGTCTCCAAACGGACTGTATTTGGCAGACAGGTTATTGCGGTTGGTTCCAATGAAAAGGCAGCAAAACTTTCCGGTGTTAATGTAGAAAGGGTTAAGACTCTTGTATACACTCTTTCTGGTTTTCTGGTTTCCATTGCGGCTATTGTACAGGTATCACGAATCGGCTCCATGGATTTTGCCAATGCCGGAAACGGAAACGAAATGGACGCAATAGCTGCGGCCGTGGTCGGAGGAACCAGCATGAGCGGTGGAAAAGGAGACATTTTAGGAACGGTTTTCGGTATGCTGATCATTGCAGTTATGAACAATCTCTTGAATCTATTTGGGGTACCGCCGTTTTTGCGGGAGGCATTTAAAGGATTTATAGTTGTCGGTGCGGTTCTTTTACAAAGGAAGGAAAAAGCTTAA
- a CDS encoding sugar ABC transporter ATP-binding protein encodes MSIEMKDIRKSFGSNEVLKGVSFTLNNGEICALIGENGAGKSTLMNILGGVLKMDSGAIYLDGKKVEFNTPAESMEAGIAFIHQELNLINDLPIYENMFIGREIKNKRGILDLKKMIQETEKVFERMNIDLDPRTMVRDLDVSYKQIVEICRAMMMNASVIIMDEPTTSLTEPEIERVFNMMKTLKEHNVGIIFISHKLNEVKKICERYMVLRDGYLVAEGNVDEVTTDDLARFMVGHKIETKCVLRDKNHGDEVLRVEKLTHDNIFRDISFSVRAGEILGFTGLLGDGRSELFQSIFGADRISSGKIYFNGKEINIRSTVEALNEGIGYLPRNRKENGIIKDMNILENASIVTWPKYAKKGVINWPLHEKLFENQVKTLKIKMVKNTDSINNLSGGNQQKVVLAKWLSANPKLLILDNPTQGVDVGAKEDIYEIILKLAAENIAVVVLSSEAQEIIRICDRAIVMYHGRIQGEVSGQTMNEHDIMRLATGGKLGQVGGIENE; translated from the coding sequence ATGTCAATTGAGATGAAAGATATTCGAAAATCATTTGGGAGTAACGAAGTTCTGAAAGGTGTCTCATTCACATTAAATAATGGAGAGATATGTGCACTTATTGGTGAAAACGGAGCAGGAAAATCGACTCTAATGAACATATTGGGTGGGGTTCTGAAAATGGATTCAGGCGCCATTTATTTGGATGGAAAGAAAGTAGAGTTCAATACCCCGGCAGAATCAATGGAAGCCGGAATAGCATTCATTCATCAAGAACTCAACCTTATTAATGACTTACCGATCTATGAAAATATGTTTATTGGCAGGGAAATTAAAAATAAAAGAGGCATACTTGATTTAAAGAAAATGATTCAGGAAACAGAAAAAGTATTCGAGAGAATGAATATAGATCTGGACCCCAGAACAATGGTCCGGGATCTTGATGTCTCATATAAACAGATAGTTGAGATATGCCGGGCCATGATGATGAATGCATCAGTTATTATAATGGATGAACCTACTACCTCATTGACTGAACCGGAAATAGAACGGGTTTTTAATATGATGAAAACATTGAAGGAACACAACGTCGGTATTATTTTTATATCACATAAACTCAATGAGGTAAAGAAAATTTGCGAGAGATATATGGTTCTCCGTGATGGTTATTTAGTAGCAGAGGGTAATGTCGATGAAGTTACTACAGATGACCTGGCACGATTTATGGTAGGACATAAGATAGAGACAAAATGTGTATTAAGAGATAAAAATCATGGAGATGAAGTTTTACGGGTAGAAAAACTTACCCATGACAATATCTTCAGGGATATAAGTTTTTCTGTTAGGGCCGGGGAAATTCTGGGGTTCACCGGACTTCTCGGAGACGGGCGAAGCGAGCTGTTTCAATCTATTTTCGGAGCAGATAGGATATCATCCGGTAAAATTTACTTTAACGGAAAAGAAATTAATATCCGCAGCACAGTAGAGGCACTTAATGAAGGTATAGGATATCTGCCGAGAAACAGAAAAGAAAACGGAATTATAAAAGACATGAATATACTTGAGAACGCTTCTATTGTAACATGGCCCAAATATGCGAAAAAAGGTGTGATTAACTGGCCTCTTCATGAAAAGTTGTTTGAAAATCAAGTGAAAACATTAAAAATTAAGATGGTGAAAAATACCGACAGCATTAATAACCTATCGGGTGGAAACCAGCAAAAGGTCGTCCTTGCAAAGTGGCTTTCCGCTAACCCAAAGCTGCTTATTCTGGATAACCCCACCCAGGGTGTCGATGTGGGGGCCAAAGAAGACATATATGAAATAATCCTAAAACTCGCAGCCGAAAATATTGCAGTGGTTGTATTGTCCAGCGAGGCACAGGAAATCATTAGAATATGTGACAGAGCTATTGTAATGTATCATGGAAGAATACAGGGCGAAGTAAGTGGGCAGACAATGAATGAACATGATATAATGCGACTTGCTACCGGCGGGAAATTGGGTCAAGTAGGAGGTATAGAAAATGAATAA
- a CDS encoding ABC transporter substrate-binding protein, whose amino-acid sequence MKKAVGLILTLVLVLSVVLAGCGTSTTTKQSGTASDTNQAGTTQQPANKKYKVGILAPAVTHGWVAAVAYYAEARAKELSDQIEYQIQTSSNAEEMTSQLDDLITWGADAIVAFPQWEGMEVPIQKALDAGIKVVNFDIEIAVDGVYRVSGDNYGMGVEGAKYIVDKIGKEGTVVILEVPSSGSVSELRKKGFLDTVAKIAPDLKLLTYATKFTREDGLKDFADILTSNPHIDAVFSMDDETSIGVLQAIREAGRTDIKVITGGGGMQEYFKMMPENEDIWLESALYSPAMVKDAIDVAVKLLKGEEVEKVIVIPTTIVDRTNYKDYLDANSPY is encoded by the coding sequence ATGAAAAAAGCAGTTGGTTTAATCTTAACACTGGTTTTAGTGTTATCGGTAGTTCTTGCGGGATGTGGGACGAGCACAACTACCAAACAGTCAGGTACTGCTTCAGATACTAATCAAGCCGGTACCACACAACAGCCGGCGAACAAAAAGTACAAGGTTGGTATTTTGGCACCCGCGGTTACTCACGGATGGGTTGCTGCTGTTGCTTATTATGCAGAGGCCCGTGCAAAAGAGCTGTCAGACCAGATTGAGTACCAGATTCAGACAAGTAGCAATGCAGAAGAAATGACTTCTCAATTGGATGACCTAATAACATGGGGAGCAGATGCAATAGTTGCATTTCCGCAATGGGAAGGAATGGAGGTGCCAATACAGAAGGCACTGGATGCCGGTATCAAGGTTGTAAACTTCGATATCGAAATTGCGGTGGACGGAGTTTACAGGGTTTCTGGGGACAACTATGGCATGGGTGTTGAAGGGGCAAAATATATTGTGGATAAAATAGGCAAAGAAGGAACTGTTGTTATATTGGAAGTTCCCTCATCCGGTTCTGTTTCTGAGTTGAGGAAAAAAGGGTTCCTTGATACGGTTGCCAAAATCGCGCCGGACTTGAAATTGCTTACCTATGCTACAAAGTTTACTCGTGAAGATGGGTTAAAGGACTTCGCAGATATTCTGACAAGCAATCCGCATATTGATGCCGTATTTTCAATGGATGATGAAACTTCCATAGGTGTACTGCAGGCCATCAGGGAAGCCGGAAGAACCGATATTAAGGTGATAACCGGTGGTGGTGGAATGCAGGAATACTTCAAGATGATGCCTGAAAATGAAGACATATGGTTAGAGTCAGCATTGTATAGTCCCGCAATGGTAAAGGATGCCATAGATGTGGCAGTTAAACTTCTGAAAGGTGAAGAGGTAGAGAAGGTTATAGTTATACCGACAACTATAGTAGACAGAACCAATTACAAAGATTATCTTGACGCGAATTCACCGTATTAA
- a CDS encoding LacI family DNA-binding transcriptional regulator — MATIADVAREANVSVATVSRVLNHHNSVRAETRERVYKAIEKLSFEPNMSARNLRRNETRVILIVTPNITNPYYSNILTGIGDSAQECGYSALIYNTGGDEAREKTGMDMLKKRRADGAILLASNIDSIWIKEYADNYPVVLCSEYPLGLDVPRVSIDNYKAALDVMDYILSLGHKRIATISSSNNYISTALRLKAYKESLEHHGIKVCEDYIAFADSNYSFKSGKEAAFKLLKQKSRPTAIFCISDTIALGAITAAKELGIRVPEELSVIGFDDVDDTTMFHPYITTVAQPCYELGRESFRILYKCMNNGDKTIGATVLPHKFIIRESSAAVSF; from the coding sequence ATGGCTACAATAGCAGATGTTGCAAGAGAAGCCAATGTTTCCGTGGCAACAGTGTCAAGGGTACTGAATCATCATAATTCTGTAAGAGCAGAAACACGCGAGAGAGTATATAAAGCCATAGAGAAACTTTCTTTTGAGCCCAACATGTCAGCAAGAAATTTGAGACGAAACGAGACGAGAGTTATCCTTATAGTTACACCCAACATTACAAATCCTTATTATTCCAATATTCTCACAGGCATTGGAGATAGTGCACAAGAATGTGGGTATAGTGCACTGATATACAATACCGGAGGCGATGAAGCCAGAGAAAAAACAGGCATGGATATGCTTAAAAAAAGAAGAGCAGATGGCGCAATACTTCTTGCAAGCAATATAGACTCCATTTGGATAAAAGAATACGCCGATAATTATCCAGTTGTTCTATGTTCTGAGTATCCATTGGGATTGGATGTACCGAGGGTTTCTATTGATAATTATAAAGCTGCCCTGGATGTAATGGATTACATTTTAAGCTTAGGGCATAAAAGAATAGCCACAATAAGCAGTTCCAACAATTATATTTCCACTGCGCTCAGACTCAAAGCTTACAAGGAATCACTTGAGCATCATGGTATTAAGGTATGTGAAGACTATATTGCATTTGCCGACTCTAATTACTCTTTCAAGAGCGGAAAGGAGGCAGCCTTTAAGCTTCTTAAACAAAAAAGTCGGCCTACAGCCATATTTTGTATATCAGACACTATTGCACTCGGTGCAATTACAGCAGCCAAAGAGTTGGGCATTCGTGTACCGGAAGAACTAAGTGTCATTGGCTTTGATGATGTGGATGACACAACGATGTTTCATCCATATATTACAACAGTTGCCCAACCTTGTTATGAATTGGGAAGAGAATCGTTCAGAATTCTGTATAAATGTATGAACAACGGTGACAAGACTATTGGAGCAACAGTGCTTCCCCATAAGTTTATTATCAGGGAATCATCAGCAGCAGTATCTTTTTAA
- a CDS encoding Gfo/Idh/MocA family protein, with amino-acid sequence MVKIGIVGIGGIGTVHYNNYLHIDGCKVIAAVCHSEQSKEKARVLNLTPYNDIASMVKNEDIDVIDICTPTYLHKEHVIESLNHGKHVIVEKPIALHKKDAEEMFDLADEKNLFLFVAQVVRFAKESEILYEAVKSGKYGKPLDGYFERITGRPQWVKDGWLFDKDKSGVLPFDLHVHDLDLIISLFGKPKSFTFTNCGRAGIDYKEQYRFNYVFENMNVTAEAAWFNANYPFRARWRVYFEKGLIENDGGKVVLYRPDEEPFYYQPEEEVSVSTGINLPATGMFYRELSHFVSCIEKGIPSDRVSRDQIITGVDIMEKIVNRS; translated from the coding sequence ATGGTTAAAATTGGAATTGTCGGAATTGGCGGCATAGGTACCGTTCATTATAATAACTATCTACACATTGACGGGTGCAAGGTAATTGCTGCCGTGTGTCACTCCGAGCAAAGTAAAGAGAAAGCAAGAGTACTTAACTTAACTCCATATAATGACATAGCATCCATGGTAAAAAATGAGGATATAGATGTTATAGATATATGCACACCGACGTATCTGCACAAAGAACATGTTATTGAAAGTTTGAACCATGGAAAACATGTCATTGTGGAAAAACCCATAGCTCTTCACAAGAAAGATGCCGAGGAAATGTTTGACCTGGCTGACGAGAAAAACCTGTTTCTTTTTGTAGCTCAGGTTGTCAGGTTTGCGAAGGAATCAGAGATTCTCTATGAGGCTGTAAAGAGCGGGAAATACGGTAAACCGTTAGATGGGTATTTTGAGAGAATTACAGGTCGTCCTCAGTGGGTAAAAGATGGCTGGCTTTTTGACAAGGATAAAAGTGGTGTTTTACCTTTTGACCTGCATGTACATGACCTGGATTTGATTATAAGCCTTTTTGGAAAACCAAAAAGCTTCACCTTCACGAACTGCGGCAGAGCCGGGATTGATTATAAGGAGCAATACAGGTTCAATTATGTTTTTGAAAACATGAATGTCACTGCGGAAGCTGCCTGGTTCAATGCCAATTACCCATTCAGAGCAAGATGGCGTGTTTACTTTGAAAAAGGATTAATTGAGAATGACGGCGGAAAAGTAGTATTATACCGGCCGGATGAAGAACCGTTTTATTATCAACCGGAAGAAGAGGTATCAGTATCCACAGGTATTAATTTGCCGGCTACAGGAATGTTTTATCGAGAACTTTCCCATTTTGTCTCATGTATTGAAAAGGGAATTCCATCAGACAGGGTCAGCCGTGACCAGATCATAACCGGTGTAGATATTATGGAGAAAATAGTGAATAGAAGCTAA
- a CDS encoding sugar phosphate isomerase/epimerase family protein → MNRIIAVNSNTYHGYSIEDAIKGITEVGFKYIELTATKGWTEHVFPTMSFQELCKVKDELKSAGLVPFAMSGHCNLMDRNRLKDFILNIKLAAFFNSSYIISSVGEAHLKDNAQASDYEVTEHIKEVLPYLEEYNMVLCLETHGKHATGKQLKTIVELVDSPRVVINYDTANVIFYGNVNLEEDLESCIDRIGYIHLKDKTGAYNEWNFPAIGKGQIDFKMVVDKLEKANNNCPLSIEIEFTKEGAKDLEEVNQAVKDSYEYLKYLGLDV, encoded by the coding sequence ATGAATAGAATCATTGCAGTCAACTCAAATACCTATCACGGATATTCTATAGAAGATGCCATCAAAGGGATTACAGAGGTCGGATTTAAGTATATAGAATTGACAGCTACAAAAGGCTGGACAGAGCACGTATTTCCTACGATGAGCTTTCAGGAGCTTTGTAAAGTTAAGGATGAACTCAAGTCAGCCGGTCTCGTTCCGTTTGCCATGAGTGGTCACTGTAATTTAATGGACAGAAATCGTTTAAAGGATTTTATACTGAATATCAAGCTGGCAGCTTTTTTTAATAGCAGCTACATAATTTCTTCTGTAGGAGAAGCACATCTTAAAGATAATGCACAAGCTTCTGATTATGAGGTAACTGAACATATCAAAGAAGTTTTACCGTATCTTGAAGAATATAATATGGTACTTTGTCTCGAAACTCATGGAAAGCATGCAACAGGAAAACAGTTGAAAACTATAGTCGAGTTAGTGGATTCTCCCAGAGTCGTAATTAATTATGATACCGCCAATGTTATATTTTATGGTAACGTGAATCTGGAAGAAGATTTAGAGTCATGTATAGACAGGATCGGATATATACATCTGAAAGATAAAACTGGTGCATATAATGAATGGAATTTTCCGGCTATAGGAAAAGGACAAATCGATTTCAAAATGGTTGTGGATAAACTGGAAAAAGCCAATAATAACTGTCCATTAAGTATAGAGATAGAATTTACCAAAGAAGGCGCAAAGGACCTTGAGGAAGTGAACCAGGCAGTTAAGGATTCTTATGAATACCTCAAATATCTTGGACTTGATGTTTAA
- a CDS encoding biotin transporter BioY → MPLNTAVAAGVIPFIPGDLAKILLATFIGPQIRK, encoded by the coding sequence ATGCCCTTAAATACTGCAGTTGCAGCAGGTGTGATACCCTTTATACCCGGAGACCTTGCTAAGATTCTTCTTGCTACTTTTATAGGCCCTCAAATTCGAAAGTAA
- a CDS encoding type II toxin-antitoxin system Phd/YefM family antitoxin, producing MLIKPSASIRQNYNEIAALCKSTGEPIFLTKNSEGDLVVMDIEAFARREKMLKLREELLAVEEDRLAGRTGVTPDELDSYLENILFL from the coding sequence ATGCTGATTAAACCATCCGCAAGTATCCGGCAAAACTATAATGAAATTGCTGCCTTGTGCAAGTCTACCGGAGAGCCTATTTTTCTCACCAAGAACAGTGAGGGTGATCTCGTGGTAATGGATATAGAGGCTTTTGCCCGCCGAGAGAAAATGCTGAAGCTTAGAGAAGAACTGCTGGCTGTTGAGGAAGATCGCCTGGCCGGCCGTACCGGAGTTACACCAGATGAATTGGACAGCTATCTCGAAAACATTCTCTTTCTATAA